The genomic region GTTGATAGAGGACAATTCAACGCTTTCTTCTTATGACGTTCGGAATAACTCTAAGGTAGTTCTTCCTTTTAATAAATACATATagtttattatttatatttttacacAAAATATGCATGTTCATTTCTGGAAGACCAAATAAGGTGGCTCCTGAAAACAAGAGCAACCGCTTAGAAGCATCAACCAGTGTTGTTCGCCCTTTAATAGTTAGATCTGTTTCTGTAATGTTTTATCCTTTGTTCTATGTGTTTTTGGCTGGGTGGCCTTGTGGCATTTTAGTCCCCCGCTTCCAATAGTTTGCTGTGAACTTTTGGTACTTATAACAAGGCTCCTCCCAATATTTCTAAAGTAAGTTTTACATCTCTGTCTCTGTTCTGTTTATCTAGGTCTGTTTCTCGCCGCACGTCATGTCCAGAGTACATCGAAAACACTCAAGAAGAAAACACCGCTTCTTCCATGGTCTTAGCAGGAAAGCTAACCCCACCCTGTGGTTTGTTAGCTATATAGGAGCAAAGCTGGTGCCAAGCCGCAAATGCATCGTGACTATCATCCTTGTCAGTAGTATGGTCATTTCAGAAACGTGATCGAGCTGGCTTGGGCTGTGTGAGTTTAACTGGAAGTATGCATGGATTATTCATTATTCATGGAAGCTATGACAGGGCGGAGCGCGGGCGCACCTTGAGGTAGGTGTCGACGGCGCGGTACAGCGCGTCGTCGGCGGGGCGCGCGTGGGCGGGCACGGCGCGCGCGAGCTCCTCGAACTCGGCGGGGCGTAGGCCGGCCTCCAGCGCGGCCTCGGCCAGGTACACGTCCACGAGCCTGGCCACGCGGGCggccttgctgccgccgccgccgtccttgAGGAACCCGCGCACGAGGCGCAGCACGAGGGGCACGTCCAGAGCAGCGCCGGCGCGTGCTCGCCGCCGTGGCCGAACGCCGGTATCACCACGGCGCCCAGCGTCGCCTGGTCCAGCCGCCTCGCCACGCGCGCCTCCAGGTCCCGCAGCAGCGTCGTATCCGCGCCCACCATGCTCCCCGCGCGGAGCAGCTTCAGCAGGAAGTCGCACGTGATGCCGTCGTCGGCGACGGCCGCGGCGCAGCAGCCGCTGCCGCCCGCCGGTGGATCCGGAGGGAGCGCGGCCACGAGGGACTTAGGAGGAGCCGCTTCTTCAGCCACGTGGTCGTGGGGCTCTCCGGCGGCAGGAAGCGCCCCGACACGGACGACGATGTGGGAGGCGCCACGTCCGGGACGGATTTCGCGGCTGATGCGTCGTTTAGGTAGTGGAGGACGACGGGGCGTTCGGGAGTCCGTTGCGGGAGCGAGGTCGTCGACGCGCGCGGGCGTGCGGGAGCGGGGGTTGCTAGCGTGCGGGCGTTCCGGGAGCGGCGGTTTGACGGGCGTGCGGGAGCAGAGGTTTGGCTGGCGCGCGGGGTgcgggagcgggggcagtctacactgcccccttaatagttagtagagattccTTCGTTTCCAACGACCCAACGGAGCCTTTCTCGCTGCCACTGCCACGCGGGTCCCGGTCCCGCACGTCATCCACGCGCGTCGCCGACTCAGGAGTCGATAACGCCCTCGCTTTCTCTGCTTTCCTTCCTCCGGTTCCATTCCAAGTCCACCTGCCCCTCCCTCCCTATCTAGGCCTTCTTTGGATCATAGGAACTTTATAAGAATTTTAGAGGATTTAGTTCCTAAGGAAAAAATCCTAGAAGACTCCTTTGGCTGATACAAAAAGAGAGGAAAATTCCCCTAGGATTTAATCCCATCACAAGGAttccataggaaaaataaaaagagctTCAACCTCATGGAAAATTTCCTGGCGCCAAAAGCGAACGCTCTCGCGCTTCCTTGGCTCTCCCGCGACTTGTCTGCTTCCTCCACCACGTAACATAAAAAAACACGGACCGATCATCAGAGAAAAAAAAGACTGGACCGACTCTCTCCGTCTCTCGTCCCTGTTGCCGCACTTCGTCCCCATCGTTGGTCCCAGCAGCGAGGACCTCCTCAATGAGTACACACGCGCCCAGAGATATACAAGCTCGTTTGTGGTGTTCTTCCCCAATAGCAAGGTAAGTTTCCTTTTTCTTCATTTACCAAACCCTATAAATCACATTTTATTTGGATTTTGGAAGTTTTCTTTGTACTGGTACTGGAGTTTGAATGGACCTAGAGATTTGGGAGCAATCTATTTTCGTTTTTCTTGAAGTAGATCGGGATATTTGGGAATAACTTGTACGGGGGACTCTCGTCCATCCGCTACAGATTGGGAGATTTGGGAAGGAGCCGCACTCGTCACCTGAACGCACACACGGACGGCCTGCAGGTACAGGTAGCGGATCTGCAGCACCTGCTACTCGTCCAGTCACCCGTCCGGCTCCAGCAGCACTCTTCTGCCGCCAGGAGGATTGCACACACCAAACATATGTGTGAGATGTAGAACTGCCCATTTGTGTTTGGCCAAAACAATTTTAAGACGTTTAATCCTACAACTTCCAGAGAAGAAAAATCCCCACTTTTCAGTATGGAGCTACCTTCATGATCGGTGGTCACATATTTGTCACTTAATATTCACTTGATCTTATAGTAAAATAGATTAGATATTTCTAGTTCCTATTTGATGTTGTATATATCATTGTATTAGGGAACGTGTCTTATCTAATGGAGGAGGCCGTAACCCTCAGTCGCTTGTTGATGTTGACGGGGACCATGGGTCTGCAACAGCTACTCAAGAAATAGGTAGTGCTCCAATTCCTGTCACAATTTGAATATTAGTTACACAGTGCAGCAGTAACTAAAACTGAATATATGTTTAAATATATGTTGTGACTTTAGGTGCCCCAAAGAGAGCCAAGTGGATCCATGAGAGGAAGTTGTTCCTTATTCAGCTACTAAAGGATCACGATGTGCCGGGTTTTAGAACACAAAATGCTTGGAGTAAGGAGGCATGGAACAACATTGTTCGTCGCTTGAATGAAAAATTTGGTACATCGTATACTATTGGCCAAGTCAAACAGAAGGAGCAAGATTTGAAGAAAGATTATCGCAGTGTTAAAGAATTGGTGGAGCAAAGTGGTTTTGGATGGAATGGTGAGAGAATGATGGTGGAAGCACCAGATAGTGTTTGGGCATCTTTTGCTGCTCGCAAGAATAACGAGTCAGCCCTCCATTGGAGAGACAAGTCATTCCCATACTATGATGATTTATCAAAGTTGTATGATGGTGAGAATTTTATGTGCTTTTATGAGTTGTTTCTAATTGCTTGCAAATACATCCGAGTCATATGTGTTTTCCTAAATATGATTCTGCAGGTCGTTATGCTGAAGGAAGAACTCGTCAAGGTATGGATCATTATGCAAACAAGACGAAGAAAGCATCGGCTCCTGGAGGACAAGCAACAACTGTAGCAGAAACATATCAGTCACCATCTCCTACTTTAAATGGTGTAGATGAATTGGGATTGCAATTTTCTTTTGATGAAGAAATTGAGGGAAATTTGGGCTTATCACAATACCCATCTGCTCAGGTTCATGAAAAGGAAGTCCCACCTAGTTCCACACAAATAACTTCAGAGCTTCCTGATTCTCGACGtggaaagaagaaaaaaaacaaaTCTGCTAGCCCTCCTGATGGATTTCATGAAAGATACCTAAAACTAAAGAAAGAAGAAATAGATCGATTTGCTGCCATTGAAGAGAAGAAATTGGAAGATCCTTACAGCATCAACAAGTGTATtactgtgcttgaagatttggatGGTCTGCAAGTGGGAGATCTATTGATGGCATCTGATATATTCAAGACTAAGGATAACAGGGaagtattcttatcatttaaaaatgacgcATTAAGATTAGCTTGGATTACAAGGGAGATTGGTAAGATAGCAGATCACCAGAattagaaatagaaagcaagtaAGGCATCTAATCTTTTGGTATAATTTAGAGCCTCTAATCTTTTGGCAAGCAGAGGTTCTAATCTTTTGGTAAGTAGAACATGCTTTTTACTAAGCTGACCTGGGTAGTATGTGTTTGTTATGTATTTTGGTAAGGAGGTAACCTTATCTCAAGTTCTGGACTCCAATCATGTCTAAGAAGATAAATCGATATGGAAATATATTATCATATAATGATTGTGTAGTTTACATTATGTTAAGCTCTTCGCGCTGAATATTGTGCCCACATCTGTTCTGCTATATGATCTCGCATTTGATTTCCAGCATCTCTAGAGTAATTAAATGCTTGTATGTCACTATGATAATTGTTATCTCCACTTGGCACATCAACGATTTGGCGTGGATCAATCTCCATGATATCATTGTTTGACCATGACATGTCACCATTATGTAGACGTATGAAATTATGTAGAACACAACAGGCAACAGATATGTCAATTTGCTTTTGAACTGGGTAGCGAGACGCAGTTCTTAAAATAGGAAATCTCATTTTCAGAATACCAATAGTTCTCTCAATATGATTGCGTAGTTGTGCATGGCGAAGGTTGAATAGTTCCTTGTAATCTCGTGGCCTTTGACGAGCTCTCCCCTGTTCTTGTATATGGTACCTAGTGCCACGATATGGTGCAAGAAATTGTGGTGTATTTGCATAACCAGCATCTACGAGATAAAATTTACCATGAGGTATATGAAATCCATGGGTAAGTGCATCTTGTAGAACCCTTGCATCTGATGCTGATCCCTCCCAGCCAGCATGCACATGTACAAATTTCAGATCAAAGTCACAAGCGACCATAACATTTTGTGAGATGGTCTGCTTCCTATTCCTGTATGGCTCTTGTTGTTGTAATGGAATGGTCATTGGAACATGTGTACCATCTATAGCACCAATACAGTCCTACAAAAACGAAAAATATATTTAATTATCATAGAATAAATTATCAATAATATGTTATGTATTTTGTACTCATACCTGGAAAAAGGGGTAAAATTGGGGTCTGCTTAAGATTGGATGGGGTTGCAAGGAAGGTGGACATATGTAGACACATGTGAGCTGTGTGATTGCATCAAGAACCGCTGCAAAGTGTCGACTAATTGTTTCTCCACTATGTTGAAAAAATTCTTGTAAGGTTTCATTACTTGCATTTTTTGCCATTGCATATAAGAAAATAGCAACTTGCTCTTCCACTGCAATTGCTCTTGTATCAGCAAGGAGATTTTTTTCACGCAATTTATTGACCAAGGCTTGAAAAATTCCAACCTCCATTCGGAAATGTCTTTTGCATAAACTCTCATGTCCTGTTAATATCTCTGTAACTCGTCGAGCCCCTGTCATTTCTGATGTATGCATAGGCCTCTTCTCAGATGAGTGTGATGATTCTACTTGTAAGGTAGGAAGAACAAAAAAGACAAACTCATCCTCACTTTGTGATCTACGATAGTTCGTTGGATTCATGGGTACTGAAGATAAAGGAAATCCCAAAATGGATAATTAATACAAAGGTGGAAATATAAAATTTTGATTAGAAATACATTAGCGTAGTCACATAAGACAGTAACGAACCAACCTTTGTGCAACCGAATGCAAGATATATAGACAATCAAGTAGCCTGTAGAAGGATTTGCTTGCTGTTGTGGAAATGAAGTTGTTGGCATGAGAGAGTGAGAGGCAGCAAGCTGATGagcgcatatatatatatatatacacctgTATGCAGTAACGCAACGGCTAGGGAGCCTCGTGAGCACGCAGCAACAACGGCTAGTTTCAAACTTAAAAAAAATGATATTTCAAACTTCTTACTTCCTTTACTTTTTCCTACGCTGTAGCCAAATAAGCCTTCTATCATCTTCCTCTGGTTTTGAATCCTATAGGATTAGAAAATACATCCATTCTATTTCCTGAGTTTTTCCTATTCCCGTGGTTCTGAAATCCTGTGTTCCAAAGGAGCCCCTATCCTGTACTCTCTctcagtctctctctctccccccgtTCTCCGTTCCACATCGCGTGCGCATTGAGACGACGAGTTTCTAGAGCGCCGTACCGCGCACGGCTCCCGAGCCCCACCGCAAAGCGCCGGAATCGTGAGCGCGTCCGGCCTCGCCTGCTCCGCGGCGAGAGGCGGCCGAGGAGGACGGGCGATGTACCCGGTGGTGACGGGCACGCCGCCGGCGCGGCTGCCGGCGGCGTCGCGGGTGGACAAGGCCACGAGCCACCTGCTGCAGGGCCCCGACTGGGCCGTCAACCTCGAAATCTGCGACACCCTCAACGCCGACCGCTGGTACGAGCGATCgttgccctctctctctctctctctctctctctctctctctctcgcttgctatatttgtgtgtgtgtgtgtgtggtgggATTTCGAAACATGTTTGGGGTTCTTCCTGCACGGGCTGTAACGGCGGCGCGGCTTTGCAAATTCCGTTGCCTCGCGTCGCGGCTCGCACTGCTCATGGGAACTCCTCTGGTTGGGGTATTGGTTTGGGGCCGTTGACCTGATCGCTTCTGGGGCCGATTTGAGGGTTGTTGCTGGCTACAGACTAGTAGTTAACGTGATTTCTGGGAAGTAACCGGCCTGTGGCTCTCGGCTGCTTTCTtttctgttgctctatgttgttcGGAGGGGGCATTATGCACCAAGCAGAGGACTTTGCATGCCAACTTTTACCATAGGGTGGCAAGTAGTATAGATGTTGAAAAATCTTAAGCTGGAGCTTCAGCTCAGGTGGAGTCCTGTCTGCGTCCGCTGATACTTATCTACGGAACTTACCTCAAACTGTGGAGCAGCTTAGCTACATGGGGTCTCGTCGTGATGCAATACTGTTTTAGTGGCAAGTTCAAGTGCTTGCTTTCTTTCACAGCAAATGGGAAAGATGAAGCCTAGAGGTAGTTTTGCCATTCTCTGTAATGGCAACAACCCGAATCTCGCTATAGTTGTTTTTCAGGGTAACAGGTGCATTTTGGAATTCATAGAGGGACTTGGGGGTATGGGTATTGGTCACTTTCCATTTTATAACGAGTCATTTATTTACAATCATATATTCTGTGGGATTTGCATTTTTTCATGATTTATCTTTTATTATAGGTTTTAAATAGAAGCCTACAAAATCCGAACTGTAAGCTAGACTATTCTGTTTAGACATCACCATCAGGAGACATAAGCAGAATATCTTAAATAATTGCATTTCTGATTTTCCTGGCTCGGAACTTATGTATTATGACTCTGAATCAGGCAAACGAAGGATATAGTAAAAGCTGTGAAGAAGCGATTGCAGCATAAGGATCCAAAAGTTAAATTCTTTACTTTGACGGTGCGGACTATAAtcaatctcatgatcaatgatgtTTCTGTAATATTTGGTGTGGGATTACAAGTATTTTATGCACATGAAATATTTTTAACTGTTCATACCTCCTGTTGAATTTCTGCAGTTATTGGAGACAATGATGAAGAACTGTGGTGAATATGTTCATTTTGAAGTTGTTGATCAGCATATTTTACAAGAGATTGTTAAAATTGTCCAGAAGAGGGTATTTTCATCATCCTCTCCTATTATCACTGTTATTATGTTGCTAAGAGAAACAAGAATAGTTGGATGTTGAAGGATCTGTCAGTTTTAAAGTTTCACCAAAATTAGCTAAACTATTTCCAGTGTTATGCATAAATGTTTTTCATATATATTTTGAACTCCATGAGGTATAACCATTGAAAAAAAAATCATTGTGTAGCAAGCTTTAACTATGTTTGGTCAGGTCAGTTTGTTTTGGGGTGGTTTGTACCATCCTGTTTATTGTTTTAATAGTTCTGCAAATTTCATTTCAGCTTGGAACCACATGCTTGGATTTTATCTTGTACTCCAAATAATCATTAGTTTTCAACTTGCCTTCAAATGTTAACCATTGCCTGCTTATGTGTTTGCTAATAATAGAATAATGAACGGAAGAGCTGCTAATATCCTTTTGTAGTTTGGTTGATCAGTCTTTACAACACGAGAATTATCTGGCCATTTCAAGTCATCTTTTCCTTGATTTTTTATGGGTTCAGTATGGGTATTTACTTTTCACCACCAACTTATTCATGTTAATTTGTGTTTTAGGCAAAACCATTATTCTTCTTCCAAGTAACCTTCTGAGTTCTGGCTGTTAGTGTGTGAAGTACTTGAGGTTGCAGTTTGTGTTTCTACAGATCATAATATTTGATGTTAAGCCTCTTGTGCTTTGTGGATCTGTCTTAGCCTTGTGCTTATTATTCGTTTACATTTTCATTTCTCTTAAGAATGTAGAAACATGATGCTATATTTCTGCTTATATGTTTTTTCTCTAAAATCATTTCAGCATGATATGCAAGTGAGGGATAAGGCTTTGTTACTTCTGGATTCATGGCAAGAGGCATTTGGTGGACCTGGTGGCAAATATCCACAGTACTACTGGTCATACATTGAACTAAAGGTATGCATCTGTCAAGGACCTCCCGACCTAGGATAGCTGGCTCCTGACTACGGAGTTCGTAGCCACGGTCCGTCGTCGCCGGTGAGGTTTTTCCCCTCAACCGTCGGCTTGTTTAGAGAGAGAGATTAGGAAATAATAATCTTGCTTGctttattccctgctgccatgtggcttataaatagccctatggctaaccaacttctcctataaactctcaactaactcctattttcttggacttatctgctaCCAActaactctccacaattctctcatctcaatcttattctctagccttatctttATTTCTAAATCTATCCACTGGTTGTGGCCTCCTCCTGTGCGCGTTCAGCGCGCTCTGCAGCGCGGCGTGCGTCACGGCGGCGCCTATATGTGCGCCCGcacatgacatctctccccccTCGAGacccagctcgtcctcgagctgaaagtCTGGGTACTTGCTGCGGAATTCGTCGAGGTCTTCCCAGGAAGCAGACTCGGCCGGTTCGCCCCTCCAGTGGACGAGAACTTGACGCACGCCTCGCGCCAAGCGTGCCTGAGTAACCTGCATCGGCTCAGGGACCACGGCGCCGTTGTGGATGATTGGTAAGGCAGGCGGGGACGCTGGTGGAACGCCGACAAACTTCTTGAGGACAcccacgtggaacacatcatggagGCGCGCCCCTGGCGGCAAGGCCAGGCGAACGGCGACGTCGTTGATGAGCTCAACGACGCGGTAGGGCCCCACAAAGCGAGGCTTGAGCTTGCCCGTGGTGGTCCTGGGCATTGAAGAAGCTGCCCGCTGCCGAAGACGAAGGAGGGCCCAATCCCCTGGCTGGTAGGAGACTTGACGGTGGTGCCGATCGTAGTAAAGCTTCTGGGTCGCCTGGGCCTGCTCTAGGCGGTACCAGACCTCCTCCAGGAAGGCCTCCCGAGCCTCCATGTCCCGGGCGACGGCTGCCACCCTCGTCTCCCCCGGCTCATAAGAGCGGATGGAAGGTGGCTCTCGGCCATACACCACCCGAAACGGTGTGTCCCGAAGCGAAGTCTGTACGCGGTGTTGTAGGTGTACTCAGCCCACGGCAACCAGCGCAGCCATTGGCGGGGGCGATCTCCAGTGAAGCAGCGCAGGTACATCACTATGACTCGGTTGGCGGCTTCCGTCTGGCCGTTCGACTGGGGATGAAAAGCGGACGTCATGTGAAGCTTAGTACCCATAAGCCTCATGAGCTCCTGCCAGAACGTCGAGGTGAACACGGGGTCGCGGTCGGAGACGACGGACTGCGGAACGCCGTGGAGGCGCACAATGTCGGTGAAGAATGCCTGTGCCACCGTCTCTGCCGTGTACGGGTGCGCGAGTGGAATGAAGTGGCagtacttgctgaagcggtcAACGACGGACAGGATCACCGTCTTCCCATTCACGCGGGGTAGCGCCTCCACAAAGTCCAGCGCGATGTCAGCCCAGACCGCCGAGGGCACGGGTAGAGGCAAGAGCAACCCTGCTAGATGGAGATGCTCGGACTTGTACCGCTGACAAGTGGAGCACGCCCGCACAAATTCCTGCACCAAACGTCGCATGTTGGGGAAATGGAAATCACGGCGGAGCCAGTGCAGTGTACGGTGGACGCCCTCATGCCCGTCGCCGTGGACGGCCTCCAAAATTTCTTGCAGTAGTGGAGAGGCGGGGGGAATGTATAGGCACCTCTCGTAGGCGACCATGTCGTCGACGACCGACCAGGGCGCGGTGCGGGTGCCTCGGCGGACCTCGTCGTGGATGGCCACCAGTGCCGGATCGGTAGCTTGGGCGTGACGCAGGCGGCCGATGAAGTCAAAGCGCGACGCAGAAATGGCCAACACGACGCCCTCCTCAGTGTCGCGGCGGGAGAGGGCGTCGGCCACCGTGTTCGTGGAGCTTGACCGGTACTCGACGGAGAAGTCGAACCCCAGCAACTTGCCGACCCAATGGTGCTGCGGAATCGTGGCGAGGCGCTGGTCGAGCAAGTATTTGAGACTATAGTGGTCTGTCTTGATGGTGAAACGCCGCCCCCAAAGGTATGGCCGCCAGTGGCGAACGGCCTGTACCAGGCCGATGAGCTCATGCTCATAAGCTGCGAGGGAGCGGTGACGTGGAGCcaccggccgactgaagaaagcaATAGGGTGGCCCTCCTGGACGAGCACCGCGCCGAAGCCGTACGTCGAAGCGTCGCACTCTACGACGAACTGCTTGGTGAAGTCAGGGAGCGACAGTACGGGTGCGGATGTCACGACCTCCTTGAGAGTACTGAAGGCCCCCGCTGCGTCGTCGTTCCATCGGAACCCCTCCTTTTTTAGGAGAGCAGTGAGGGGGGCTGCGATGATGCCGTAGTTGTGGACGAATTTCCTATAGTAGCCTGCGAGCCCGAGGAATCCACGCACCGCCCTGGCCGAGCGTGGTTGCGGCCAATCACGGATGGCCTGCACCTTGGTCGGATCCATGGCCACGCCCGACGCCGAGATGGTGTGGCCGAGGTAGGCGATGGTGTCGACGCCAAAAGCGCACTTGGAACGCTTAACGAAGAGACGGTGCTGTCGGAGCACCGAGAGGACGACGCGGAGGTGGCGCAGGTGGTCCGCCTAGGATGAGCTGTAGATCAGAATGTCGTCAAAGAAGACAAGCACAAACCGGCGGAGGTAAGCGCGCAACACGTCGTTCATGAGAGCTTGGAAGGTGGCTGGCGCGTTGCAGAGTCCGAACGGCATGACCAAAAATTCGAAGAAGGCGTCATGCGTCCGGAATGCTGTTTTGTCGATGTCGGCCGGCCTCATGCGGACTTGGTGGTATCCGGATCGGAGGTCGAGCTTGGTGAAGAAGCTGGCGCCATGGAGCTCGTCCAGCAGCTCGTCGACGACCGGGATGGGGAACGCATCCTTGATGGTTATGGCGTTCAGCGCGCGGTAGTCGACGCAGAATCGCCACGAGCCGTCTGGTTTCTTGACCAAGAGCACCGGAGACGAAAACACGGAGCTGCTGCGCCGAATGAGCCCTTGGTCTAGCATAGCTGTGCACTGACGCTCCAGTTCGTCCTTGTGCAGGGCGGGGTAGCGATACGGGCGTACTGCCACTGGCGGTGCCCCCGGCACCAGGGTGATGCTGTGGTCCCGACTGCGTGGGGGAGGTAGGCCGCGAGGCTCGCTGAAAACGTCGTCGAAGTCCGCCAAGAGCTTGTCGAGGAGCGTACTGGTGGCGGTGGTTGTGCTGACAGCAGCCGGTCGGCAGGCTGCGAGCCCCTGCCAGCAGAACGCCCTGCCCTGGAAGGTGAAGGAGATCGCGTGGTTGCTAAAATCCCACATGATCGGTCCCAGCGCTGCCAGCCATCGGGTGCCCAGGACCACGTCGTAGCCCGCCAAAGGCATGACGTATAGGTCAGCAGGGAAGCAGTGGCCGCCGATGTCCAGTGGTGCGTTGCGGATGACGCCCACACACGCGACGCGCTCCCCATTCGCGACCATTGCCGTGAGGCGTGGCCGGTGTTCGAGGGGCAGGCCCGTGCGTGCAGCCGCGGCTTCCGATATGAAGTTGTGGGTGCTGCCCGAATCCAGCATGGCGACGAGGGAGGTGGCCCCCAGCGTGACCTGCAGCTGCATCGTGTCAGTGAGCGCCACGCCCGCAAGAGCTTGGAGGGAGAATACCGGGGTCTCCTCAGTCCCGGCATCCTCGACAGCCTCATCTTCCTCCTCCTCAAGGCCCTCCAGTAAGAACAGCCGCTTACAGATGCGATTGTGGCCCCTTGTGAATTTGTCGTCACAATTGTAGCAGAGGCCAAGGCGGCGGCGCTCTTCTTGTTCTGCCTGCGAGAGGCGCTTGATGGTGCGGCCTTCGACGGTAATGGTCCCCGGCGCAGTCGGTTTGGCTCCTGGCGGCGCGGGTAGGGCCAGCCGGGCGGCAGGGGCCGGCAGTAGAGGACGCCCAGGAGCGCGCGTGGCCGGGGCGACGAATTGCTCGCGCAACTCGAATTGGCGCGCCAGACTCATGGCGGCAGCCAACGTCTGAGGATTCTGGATCCTGACGTCGATGCTGAGTGGCGGCTGGAGTCCGCCGACGAAGAGCTGTACCCGCTGCGCCTCCTGGAGTGGTCCCGCGCGAGGAAGCAGGGCCTGGAACCGGTCCTGGTACTCGGCAACCGTACCGGTGCGCCTACACTCCGCTAGTTCGGCCAACGGCGCGGAACACAGGGGCGGCCCGTACCGAAGGTGCAGCAGCTCCGTGAAGCGGCGCCAGGAAGGCGTGCCCTCGTCCTCCTGGACCATAAGGTACCACATCTGTGCGCCCTCCTCAAGGTTGTAGGAGGCCATCCATACCTTCTCCTCCTCCATGATGCGCTGCTGATGGAAATA from Zea mays cultivar B73 chromosome 6, Zm-B73-REFERENCE-NAM-5.0, whole genome shotgun sequence harbors:
- the LOC103630478 gene encoding putative nuclease HARBI1, with protein sequence MPTTSFPQQQANPSTGYLIVYISCIRLHKVPMNPTNYRRSQSEDEFVFFVLPTLQVESSHSSEKRPMHTSEMTGARRVTEILTGHESLCKRHFRMEVGIFQALVNKLREKNLLADTRAIAVEEQVAIFLYAMAKNASNETLQEFFQHSGETISRHFAAVLDAITQLTCVYICPPSLQPHPILSRPQFYPFFQDCIGAIDGTHVPMTIPLQQQEPYRNRKQTISQNVMVACDFDLKFVHVHAGWEGSASDARVLQDALTHGFHIPHGKFYLVDAGYANTPQFLAPYRGTRYHIQEQGRARQRPRDYKELFNLRHAQLRNHIERTIGILKMRFPILRTASRYPVQKQIDISVACCVLHNFIRLHNGDMSWSNNDIMEIDPRQIVDVPSGDNNYHSDIQAFNYSRDAGNQMRDHIAEQMWAQYSARRA
- the LOC103630481 gene encoding TOM1-like protein 6, with protein sequence MYPVVTGTPPARLPAASRVDKATSHLLQGPDWAVNLEICDTLNADRWQTKDIVKAVKKRLQHKDPKVKFFTLTLLETMMKNCGEYVHFEVVDQHILQEIVKIVQKRHDMQVRDKALLLLDSWQEAFGGPGGKYPQYYWSYIELKVCICQGPPDLG